In the Camelus ferus isolate YT-003-E chromosome 34, BCGSAC_Cfer_1.0, whole genome shotgun sequence genome, one interval contains:
- the APOBEC1 gene encoding C->U-editing enzyme APOBEC-1, whose amino-acid sequence MASDRGPAAGDATLRRRIEPWEFEAFFDPRELRKEACLLYEIRWGSNRGIWRHSSKNTTKHVEHNFIEKFTSERHFRPSVSCSITWFLSWSPCWKCSQAIGEFLDQHPRVTLVIHVARLFQHMDPQNRRGLRDLFTRGVAVQIMGAAAYDYCWRNFVNYPPGKEAHWPRYPPLWMKLYALELHCINLSLPPCLKISRRRQNQLTLFRLEVQNCHYRMIPPHILFATGLIQLPVTWR is encoded by the exons GAGAAGAATTGAACCCTGGGAATTTGAAGCCTTCTTTGACCCCCGAGAACTCCGGAAAGAGGCCTGTCTGCTCTATGAAATCCGGTGGGGCAGCAACCGTGGCATCTGGCGACATTCCAGCAAAAACACCACCAAGCACGTGGAAcacaattttatagaaaaattcacTTCAGAAAGACATTTTCGCCCATCCGTCAGCTGCTCCATCACCTGGTTCTTGTCCTGGAGTCCCTGCTGGAAATGCTCCCAGGCGATTGGAGAATTTTTGGACCAACACCCGAGAGTGACTCTAGTGATTCACGTAGCACGGCTTTTCCAGCACATGGACCCGCAGAACCGGCGAGGACTCAGAGACCTCTTCACCAGGGGCGTGGCTGTCCAGATTATGGGAGCCGCAG CGTACGATTACTGCTGGAGGAATTTCGTCAACTACCCCCCTGGGAAAGAAGCTCACTGGCCCAGATACCCACCTCTGTGGATGAAGCTGTATGCACTGGAACTCCACTGCATAAATCTA AGTCTCCCTCCGTGTTTAAAGATTTCAAGACGACGTCAGAATCAGCTTACATTGTTCAGACTTGAGGTTCAGAACTGCCATTACCGAATGATTCCGCCCCATATCCTTTTCGCTACAGGATTGATACAGCTTC